The proteins below come from a single Mycobacterium parmense genomic window:
- a CDS encoding thiolase family protein yields MTIGPFDGKAVLTGAGKSQVGRRLGRTGLDLTIEAVLRAIADAGLSVDDVDGIASYPGPGVPDAGFSGATVQEVRNALGLRSRWYVSAMETAGQIGPAIEACMAVTLGLANHVVVYRSVWESTAAQQAGGGRASVLFGGGELPPHLEWTAPFGALSAANWLAMPAQRYMNDFGLTREHLGRIAINARTNAGLNPDAVYRAPMTMDDYLGARMISEPLCLYDCDVPCDGATAVIVSRRDAANGLPRHPLTVESVGPGMFERATWDQRCDITTMAAHDSAATLWEHTTLTPADVDMAQLYDGFSFLTVMWLEALGFCEHGKVGEFVGDGSAIALDGSLPINTSGGQLSGGRLHGMGFLHEACVQLWGEGGDRQAPRTPEVVAVGVGGGPVAGSMLLSSR; encoded by the coding sequence GTGACCATTGGCCCGTTCGACGGAAAGGCCGTCCTTACCGGGGCGGGTAAGTCGCAGGTCGGCCGCAGACTGGGCCGCACGGGATTGGACCTCACCATCGAGGCGGTGCTGCGGGCGATCGCCGACGCCGGGCTGAGCGTCGACGACGTCGACGGGATCGCCAGTTACCCGGGACCAGGTGTGCCGGACGCGGGGTTCTCCGGTGCCACCGTCCAGGAGGTCCGCAACGCACTCGGACTGCGCTCCCGCTGGTACGTCTCGGCGATGGAGACCGCGGGTCAGATCGGGCCGGCAATCGAAGCCTGTATGGCGGTCACTCTCGGGCTGGCCAACCATGTCGTGGTGTACCGGTCGGTGTGGGAGTCCACCGCCGCGCAGCAGGCCGGCGGCGGCCGCGCTTCGGTGCTGTTCGGGGGCGGGGAATTGCCGCCGCACCTGGAGTGGACGGCGCCCTTTGGTGCACTGTCGGCGGCGAACTGGCTGGCGATGCCCGCCCAGCGCTATATGAACGACTTCGGTCTGACCCGCGAGCATCTCGGCCGGATCGCGATCAACGCCCGTACCAACGCCGGACTCAATCCCGATGCGGTCTATCGCGCACCGATGACGATGGACGATTACCTTGGTGCGCGGATGATCTCCGAGCCGCTGTGCCTCTACGACTGCGATGTGCCCTGCGACGGCGCGACCGCCGTGATCGTGTCGCGCCGTGACGCCGCCAACGGCCTGCCGCGGCACCCGCTGACGGTGGAGTCCGTCGGACCCGGCATGTTCGAGCGCGCGACCTGGGATCAGCGCTGCGACATCACCACGATGGCCGCGCACGATTCGGCCGCCACGCTGTGGGAGCACACCACGCTGACCCCGGCCGACGTCGACATGGCCCAGCTTTACGACGGCTTTTCCTTTCTGACCGTGATGTGGCTGGAGGCGTTGGGTTTCTGCGAGCACGGCAAGGTCGGCGAATTCGTCGGCGACGGTTCGGCCATCGCACTGGACGGTTCGCTGCCGATCAACACCAGCGGCGGACAACTCTCCGGCGGTCGCCTGCACGGGATGGGTTTCCTGCACGAGGCATGCGTGCAGTTATGGGGCGAGGGCGGCGACCGGCAGGCGCCCCGCACTCCCGAGGTGGTGGCCGTCGGGGTGGGCGGCGGACCGGTCGCCGGGTCGATGTTGTTGAGCAGCCGGTAG
- a CDS encoding OB-fold domain-containing protein: MTALIAEGLFRVDAERAVLFASRRRSSGVVKFPAERPELFDGDPDIQDDIEAIELSTTGTLYTYTTQEFPPPLPYKGNRDPKVFRPYVVGFVELTEGVLVETLIVDATAAELRIGQPLVSTTTTLETADGQSLLTFAFRPAEES, from the coding sequence TTGACCGCCCTGATTGCCGAGGGGCTCTTTCGCGTCGACGCCGAGCGTGCGGTGTTGTTCGCGTCGCGCAGGCGTTCGTCGGGAGTGGTGAAGTTCCCCGCCGAGCGGCCCGAGCTCTTCGACGGCGACCCCGATATCCAGGACGACATCGAGGCGATCGAATTGTCTACCACGGGAACGCTGTACACCTATACGACGCAGGAGTTCCCGCCACCGCTGCCCTACAAGGGCAATCGAGATCCCAAGGTGTTTCGGCCGTACGTGGTGGGCTTCGTCGAGTTGACCGAGGGCGTACTGGTCGAGACGCTGATCGTCGATGCGACCGCGGCCGAACTGCGGATCGGACAGCCCCTGGTGTCGACCACCACCACGCTGGAGACCGCCGACGGTCAGTCGCTATTGACCTTCGCGTTCCGACCGGCCGAGGAGAGTTAG
- a CDS encoding acyl-CoA synthetase: METTGRPAESAGRDKVDEDDHDLLTFGEAGERLRIEIAAAAREVQSLQQSGPVEALEKAQARLDALRSAAARNSAQPINDANFEKFFGYPGKAKRNLAGAP, translated from the coding sequence ATGGAAACCACGGGCCGGCCCGCCGAAAGCGCAGGCCGGGACAAGGTCGATGAAGACGACCACGACCTGTTGACCTTCGGCGAAGCGGGTGAACGGCTCCGCATCGAGATCGCGGCGGCGGCACGAGAGGTGCAAAGTCTGCAGCAATCCGGGCCGGTCGAGGCGCTGGAGAAGGCCCAGGCCCGCCTCGATGCACTGCGGTCCGCTGCAGCCCGCAACAGCGCACAGCCCATCAACGACGCCAACTTCGAGAAGTTCTTCGGCTACCCCGGCAAAGCCAAGCGCAACCTGGCCGGAGCGCCGTAG
- a CDS encoding TetR/AcrR family transcriptional regulator → MAHTPEKLRRPGYAPATSAGVGRRGLHTRERILGCAAKVFLANGFHATSLDAIAKAAHASRATVYQYFAGKEEIFRELSASAERDVLEHGEHLSGLGPTVDGINALHRWLVEWADIYDAHAAVFAEFPGIGTATGLAVIDASSAADRFHQTVTDRLRRMRLQDLEADDAAAALGRIPHMVHLYRYRAMLPLPARATVTWSLTVALQLMLFPETPADVLHAATPQVTNGRARTPPGIADSGAATPVAAEASGSPIPQDVLSVSSALFAERGYYAIGMEEIAAAADISRATLYRYFSTKDKILAELTRRAVAEIEEHAAALPAMATDSLVEWMLGYVRFHRTYRGVIRAWFDGTVAEQLSDADVDHGIGAIFHAVAELLSTVDLPAGVDADVAGAVFVAVLGRMSEPTGASASDSEERAAELMVKLLRRSLLRS, encoded by the coding sequence ATGGCCCACACTCCCGAGAAGCTACGGCGCCCCGGCTACGCCCCCGCCACCAGCGCCGGTGTGGGGCGCCGCGGGCTGCACACCCGCGAACGGATACTAGGGTGCGCTGCGAAGGTCTTCCTGGCCAACGGGTTTCACGCCACGTCGCTTGACGCCATCGCCAAGGCGGCCCACGCCTCCCGCGCCACCGTCTATCAATACTTCGCGGGCAAAGAGGAGATCTTCCGCGAATTGAGCGCATCGGCCGAGCGCGATGTGCTCGAACACGGCGAACACCTCAGCGGACTTGGCCCGACAGTCGACGGGATCAACGCCCTGCACCGCTGGCTAGTCGAATGGGCGGATATCTACGACGCCCACGCCGCGGTGTTCGCCGAATTCCCGGGCATCGGTACGGCCACCGGCTTGGCCGTCATTGACGCCAGCTCAGCCGCCGACCGGTTTCACCAGACGGTCACCGACCGGCTGCGGCGGATGCGCCTGCAGGATCTGGAAGCCGACGATGCGGCCGCCGCACTGGGTCGGATCCCCCACATGGTTCATCTCTACCGGTACCGGGCGATGCTTCCGTTGCCCGCTCGCGCGACCGTGACGTGGTCGTTGACCGTCGCATTGCAGCTGATGCTGTTTCCCGAGACCCCGGCCGACGTGCTGCACGCGGCAACACCCCAGGTAACAAACGGGCGCGCGCGCACCCCGCCCGGTATCGCCGACAGTGGCGCGGCAACACCGGTGGCCGCCGAGGCATCGGGCTCGCCGATTCCCCAGGACGTGCTGTCGGTCAGCTCGGCGTTGTTCGCCGAGCGCGGCTACTACGCCATCGGCATGGAGGAGATCGCGGCCGCCGCCGATATCAGCCGCGCGACCTTGTACCGGTACTTCAGCACCAAGGACAAGATCCTGGCCGAACTGACTCGCCGGGCGGTCGCCGAGATCGAGGAGCACGCCGCCGCCCTGCCCGCGATGGCCACAGATTCGCTTGTCGAGTGGATGCTCGGCTACGTCCGATTTCATCGCACCTACCGCGGCGTGATCCGGGCGTGGTTCGACGGCACGGTCGCAGAACAGCTCTCCGACGCCGACGTCGACCACGGCATTGGCGCGATCTTCCACGCGGTTGCTGAGCTCCTGTCCACTGTCGACCTGCCGGCCGGCGTCGACGCAGATGTGGCGGGCGCGGTTTTTGTGGCGGTCCTGGGCCGGATGTCCGAGCCGACGGGGGCAAGCGCGTCGGACAGCGAAGAGCGGGCCGCCGAGCTGATGGTCAAGTTGTTGCGCCGTTCGCTGCTGCGCTCTTGA
- a CDS encoding amidohydrolase family protein codes for MTQFTDAPIFDADQHMYETPDALTKYLPEEFRPKVQFVQIGRHTRIAILNKITDYMPNPTFERVAAPGAHEKFYSGQNPEGLSMREMSGRGIDTPPGARNPEDRIAELDRQGVDACLNYPTLANLVEHSAAEDPDLTVAIIHALNQWMLEHWGFSHANRVYSTPVLTLGLVDEARRELEYILDNGAKVALIKPAPVNGYKGWRSPALPEFDPFWRDVEDAGLPIVLHASQPPLQEYIDKWEPPSTSSAFEMSAFKWTALGHREIADMLTSLICHGTLTRFPKLRIASVENGSAWIKPLFDDLQSTYGKMPQNFPEHPHEVFRRNVWVSPFWEGSVADVVQTVGWDKVMFGSDWPHPEGLAEPKRYWQYAEGMDERRTYDFMGDNARRFMGLPIANPDPEAVKPPALANA; via the coding sequence ATGACGCAGTTCACCGACGCACCGATCTTCGATGCCGATCAGCACATGTACGAAACCCCCGATGCGCTGACGAAGTATCTGCCCGAGGAATTCCGGCCGAAGGTGCAGTTCGTCCAGATCGGCAGGCACACCCGCATCGCGATCCTGAACAAGATCACCGACTACATGCCCAACCCGACGTTCGAACGGGTCGCCGCTCCCGGCGCGCACGAAAAGTTCTACTCCGGCCAGAACCCCGAGGGTCTGTCGATGCGAGAGATGTCCGGCCGCGGCATCGACACCCCGCCGGGAGCACGCAACCCCGAAGACCGAATCGCCGAACTCGACCGCCAGGGCGTCGACGCATGCCTGAACTACCCCACGCTGGCCAATCTGGTCGAGCATTCGGCCGCCGAGGATCCCGACCTGACGGTGGCGATCATCCATGCACTGAACCAATGGATGCTGGAGCACTGGGGGTTCAGCCACGCCAACCGCGTCTACTCGACGCCGGTACTCACCCTGGGACTCGTGGACGAAGCGCGTCGCGAACTCGAGTACATCCTCGACAATGGCGCCAAGGTCGCGCTGATCAAGCCCGCACCGGTGAACGGTTACAAGGGTTGGCGCTCCCCCGCGCTGCCCGAGTTCGATCCGTTCTGGCGTGACGTCGAGGACGCGGGGCTGCCGATCGTGTTGCACGCCAGCCAACCTCCGTTGCAGGAATACATCGACAAGTGGGAACCTCCGTCAACAAGTAGCGCGTTCGAGATGTCGGCATTCAAGTGGACCGCACTCGGTCACCGCGAGATTGCCGACATGCTCACCAGCCTGATCTGCCACGGCACGTTGACCCGATTCCCGAAGCTGCGGATCGCCAGCGTCGAGAACGGCAGCGCGTGGATCAAGCCGCTATTCGATGACCTGCAGTCGACATACGGCAAGATGCCGCAGAACTTCCCCGAGCATCCGCACGAGGTGTTCCGCCGCAACGTCTGGGTCAGCCCGTTCTGGGAGGGTTCGGTGGCCGACGTGGTGCAGACCGTCGGATGGGACAAGGTGATGTTCGGCTCGGACTGGCCGCATCCCGAAGGCCTGGCCGAGCCAAAGCGGTACTGGCAGTACGCCGAGGGCATGGATGAGCGGCGCACCTACGACTTCATGGGTGACAACGCTCGTCGCTTCATGGGCCTGCCGATCGCCAACCCTGATCCGGAAGCGGTCAAGCCGCCGGCACTGGCCAACGCCTGA
- a CDS encoding TetR/AcrR family transcriptional regulator, which yields MTVTSASAAERQLDATRGERTRSAILDASRRLFLERGYAGTPINAITEACGISRAGFYTYFKDKREIFNVLGKNAYREALAVIAEWAEARASFGPAEVRAWVGHYFDYMDHHGAFVLASAHSAPDDDDFRNSRNRMVTRASWKLGQAIAGDGAHSPDVIGVAVMGLLDRAWYTVHRQTVAVDRDEMIGVVAEMIGAMATPLAS from the coding sequence ATGACGGTGACCTCGGCTTCGGCCGCCGAACGGCAACTGGACGCCACCCGCGGTGAGCGCACGCGCTCGGCGATTCTTGACGCCAGCCGTCGTCTGTTCTTGGAGCGCGGCTATGCGGGCACGCCGATCAACGCGATCACCGAGGCGTGCGGCATCTCACGGGCCGGCTTCTACACCTACTTCAAGGACAAGCGCGAGATCTTCAACGTCCTGGGCAAGAACGCTTACCGCGAGGCCTTGGCCGTCATCGCCGAGTGGGCCGAGGCCCGAGCATCGTTCGGTCCAGCCGAGGTTCGGGCCTGGGTGGGCCACTACTTCGACTACATGGACCATCACGGCGCGTTCGTTCTCGCGTCGGCGCATTCGGCGCCCGACGACGACGACTTTCGAAACTCTCGCAACCGCATGGTGACCCGGGCATCGTGGAAGCTTGGCCAGGCGATCGCCGGCGACGGCGCCCATTCACCGGACGTTATCGGCGTCGCGGTGATGGGACTGTTGGACCGGGCCTGGTACACGGTGCACCGGCAGACGGTGGCCGTCGACCGTGACGAAATGATCGGGGTGGTCGCGGAGATGATCGGCGCGATGGCAACGCCTCTCGCATCGTGA
- a CDS encoding TetR/AcrR family transcriptional regulator, whose translation MTARRLEPQQRRAQLLDVAAAMFAEKPYENVFVEDIAARAGVSRASLYHYFPSKRDLYVTIFKRASNRLLARANPDPQLPLADQLATGLEAHIQYFAEHPFEAIAISRGALSDDPAIQAIVTDELNVIGQRLIDKLVAEGRLRDVTEIAVEGWLAFVRAACVKWVQSQRITRADLTGMCLRAFNCALGYPDTPHESPQKLADKRPRSGAFSRVAELVTTITTGVEHWNRIPRSFVRKAAADATMTKVQLGRDTLRQIKTQTSR comes from the coding sequence ATGACAGCACGACGCCTAGAGCCGCAACAGCGACGTGCACAGCTGCTCGACGTCGCAGCCGCGATGTTCGCGGAGAAGCCGTACGAAAATGTCTTCGTCGAGGACATCGCCGCGCGGGCGGGTGTGTCGAGAGCGTCGCTGTATCACTACTTTCCGAGCAAGCGAGACCTGTACGTGACGATATTCAAGCGCGCCAGTAACCGGCTGCTGGCGCGGGCCAATCCTGACCCGCAGCTACCGCTCGCAGATCAGCTTGCCACCGGGCTCGAGGCTCACATCCAATATTTTGCCGAGCATCCCTTTGAAGCAATCGCGATCAGCCGCGGCGCATTGTCGGATGACCCGGCGATCCAGGCGATCGTCACCGACGAGCTCAATGTTATTGGCCAACGCTTGATCGACAAACTCGTCGCCGAGGGACGTCTCCGCGACGTCACCGAGATCGCCGTAGAGGGTTGGTTGGCGTTCGTCCGCGCTGCCTGCGTGAAATGGGTTCAGTCGCAGCGAATCACGCGGGCCGACCTCACCGGAATGTGTCTGCGTGCATTCAACTGCGCTCTCGGGTACCCCGACACACCGCACGAATCGCCGCAGAAACTCGCCGACAAACGCCCGCGCAGTGGAGCCTTCAGCCGTGTCGCCGAGCTCGTCACAACGATCACCACCGGGGTCGAGCACTGGAATCGTATCCCCAGGTCCTTCGTGCGAAAGGCGGCCGCGGATGCCACCATGACCAAAGTCCAACTTGGACGCGACACCCTCCGCCAGATCAAAACGCAGACAAGCCGCTAG
- a CDS encoding MaoC family dehydratase, translating to MKVIRSVDDALAAIGEELGVSRWVDIDQSRIDAFADVTMDHQWIHVDVEKAKAESPYGATIAHGFLTLSLIPGVSKDNYRVENAKMGINYGLNKVRFLSAVTAGSRIRVRSELADATKVADDTVNLTVRHTVEIDGVDKPAAVAELIARFIW from the coding sequence GTGAAGGTGATCAGGTCCGTGGACGATGCACTCGCGGCGATCGGTGAGGAACTGGGCGTCAGCCGGTGGGTGGACATCGACCAGAGCCGGATCGACGCCTTCGCCGACGTCACGATGGATCATCAGTGGATCCACGTCGACGTCGAGAAGGCCAAGGCTGAAAGCCCTTACGGCGCAACGATCGCGCACGGCTTTCTCACGCTCTCGCTCATCCCCGGTGTGAGCAAGGACAACTACCGCGTCGAGAACGCCAAGATGGGCATCAACTACGGCCTGAACAAGGTGCGGTTCCTGTCCGCGGTCACCGCCGGTAGCCGCATCCGGGTCCGCTCCGAGCTCGCCGACGCCACCAAGGTCGCCGACGACACCGTGAACCTGACCGTGCGACACACCGTCGAGATCGACGGAGTCGACAAACCGGCCGCCGTGGCCGAGCTGATCGCTAGGTTTATCTGGTGA
- a CDS encoding pyridoxamine 5'-phosphate oxidase family protein: MTPTLLDAPDVVEFIRANHRVFLFCRDGARRPIGYAMRSVAYRPAGCCLYFATYVKSAKVQHLRSVPEVACLIGDDEGWVSVSGFAHIYQPSAAEVDEIIGDSSPDQRVPDSVVTKVRDRLLSGKRCFIGLTLTKVRAADLPDRRA, encoded by the coding sequence GTGACCCCGACGTTGCTCGATGCGCCGGACGTCGTTGAGTTCATCCGCGCGAACCACCGCGTATTTCTCTTCTGCCGTGACGGCGCACGACGTCCGATCGGTTATGCCATGCGCTCGGTTGCCTATCGCCCCGCCGGCTGCTGCCTCTACTTCGCCACCTATGTTAAGAGCGCCAAGGTCCAACACCTGCGCTCGGTTCCCGAGGTCGCTTGCCTGATCGGCGACGACGAGGGCTGGGTCTCCGTTTCTGGTTTCGCGCACATCTACCAACCGTCCGCGGCCGAGGTCGACGAAATCATCGGCGACAGTTCGCCGGATCAACGCGTGCCCGACTCGGTCGTGACGAAGGTCCGTGACCGCCTGCTCAGCGGTAAGCGGTGCTTCATCGGTCTGACGCTCACCAAGGTCCGCGCCGCCGATCTCCCGGATCGACGTGCCTAG
- a CDS encoding class I adenylate-forming enzyme family protein, protein MATVDDFTLGDIVTDNAVRFPDVVAYRQGYRGVTHAQLRDRAVRLVAAMAEVGVKRQDRIAVLSRNSIEFGELNAAAQLSGIVLATINFRLSVPEMADALRRVEPSIVFCAEEFMPVIADVAAHVPSGPMLVTIGGDAPAGITGYERFIEGGRAGEPQFVARPDDIAYLLFTSGTTGASKCCMLGQREMRRIAFTMNNEMRCGSADRGLINMPMFHFGALGIIGGLHARGATVVLQQQFDAADAVRLIADERITVLHLAPVMLSALLDEVSDRLAVESVRTVVYSAAPMTAAILRRALAVLPGAGFLNLYGQTEAIVSGLPRELHILDDPNAAERLSSVGFPFPDTRVRVVDANGGVLPVGQAGEIVVQSDSMFRGYWQDEAATRATLRDGWCRTGDMGRLDERGLLYLMDRKKDVIISGGENIYSPEVEEAVSAVDGVAACAVVGVPDDRWGEAVCAVVVARSGASPTLEMVQEGVRQRLARYKVPRRLVLVTDLPVLASGKVDKKRLRADLKSAAANGATT, encoded by the coding sequence ATGGCCACCGTCGACGATTTCACGCTGGGTGACATCGTGACAGACAACGCGGTCCGTTTCCCGGACGTTGTCGCCTACCGACAGGGATATCGCGGCGTGACCCATGCTCAGTTACGAGACCGGGCAGTCCGATTGGTGGCGGCGATGGCCGAGGTCGGGGTGAAACGCCAGGATCGCATCGCGGTGTTGAGCCGCAACAGCATCGAGTTCGGTGAACTGAACGCGGCCGCCCAGCTCAGCGGAATCGTCCTGGCCACCATCAACTTCCGGCTTTCAGTGCCGGAGATGGCAGATGCGCTGCGCCGCGTCGAGCCGTCGATTGTGTTCTGCGCCGAGGAGTTCATGCCGGTGATCGCGGATGTCGCAGCTCACGTGCCGTCGGGGCCGATGCTGGTAACCATCGGGGGAGACGCTCCGGCGGGGATCACCGGCTACGAGCGATTCATCGAAGGCGGCCGCGCCGGCGAGCCGCAATTCGTCGCCCGGCCCGACGACATCGCGTATCTGCTGTTCACCAGCGGCACCACCGGCGCATCCAAGTGCTGCATGCTCGGACAGCGAGAGATGCGCCGGATCGCATTCACCATGAACAACGAGATGCGGTGCGGCAGCGCCGATCGCGGGCTGATCAACATGCCGATGTTCCACTTCGGTGCGCTCGGGATTATCGGTGGACTGCATGCCCGGGGCGCAACCGTGGTGCTGCAGCAACAGTTCGACGCGGCCGACGCGGTCCGGCTGATCGCCGACGAGCGGATCACGGTGCTGCATCTGGCGCCGGTCATGCTCAGTGCGCTCCTTGATGAGGTGAGTGATCGCTTGGCGGTGGAATCGGTTCGCACGGTGGTCTATTCGGCCGCGCCGATGACCGCGGCCATCCTGCGGCGGGCACTCGCCGTGCTGCCGGGCGCGGGTTTCCTCAACCTTTACGGACAGACGGAAGCCATTGTCTCTGGACTGCCCCGCGAACTGCACATCCTCGACGACCCCAACGCTGCCGAACGGCTGAGCTCGGTTGGCTTCCCATTTCCCGACACCCGGGTACGTGTGGTCGATGCGAACGGCGGCGTCCTGCCCGTGGGGCAGGCCGGTGAGATCGTCGTGCAGTCCGACTCCATGTTCCGTGGCTACTGGCAGGACGAGGCGGCAACGCGGGCGACGCTGCGGGACGGGTGGTGTCGCACCGGCGACATGGGTCGACTGGACGAGCGCGGGCTGCTCTATCTGATGGACCGCAAGAAGGACGTGATCATCAGCGGCGGGGAGAACATCTATTCGCCCGAGGTCGAGGAGGCGGTCAGCGCGGTTGACGGAGTAGCCGCCTGCGCTGTCGTCGGGGTGCCAGATGACAGATGGGGCGAGGCGGTCTGTGCCGTCGTGGTGGCGCGCAGCGGTGCGTCGCCGACCCTGGAAATGGTGCAAGAGGGCGTCCGGCAACGGCTGGCGCGCTACAAGGTGCCCCGTCGACTGGTGCTGGTCACCGATCTGCCCGTACTGGCCAGCGGCAAGGTGGACAAGAAGCGACTGCGCGCCGACCTCAAGAGCGCAGCAGCGAACGGCGCAACAACTTGA
- a CDS encoding thiolase family protein, with amino-acid sequence MATTTSRAAIVAAARTPIGTARKGTLANMPAIELARPVVQAVVERSGLEVADFDDLVLAESMQGGGDSARYIAVALGMLDIPGLAVNRQCASSLSAIAVGAGQIASGMSRAILAGGMESLSTGPIMQKRKLFTTGKSPEDYAQWFPESHPPTAEAPATDMSITVAHNCNLQYGITREDQDKWALRSHQRAIKAIDAGAFTDEIIPLQVPQADGSVITFAEDEHPRRGSSMESLAGLKVLHPEIEGFTVTAGNSSGINDAAAVVALASPDTQQDALASVLSWTQVGLDPTRTGSGPIKAIPKALELAGRKLEDVALFEINEAFAAQAVACARELGLDEEIVNVYGSGISLGHPIAATGARMVTSAIYELRRRGGGIGVLSMCAGGGMGAAMVIEVA; translated from the coding sequence ATGGCCACCACTACGTCCCGCGCAGCGATCGTGGCCGCTGCCCGCACACCGATCGGAACGGCGCGCAAGGGCACGCTGGCCAACATGCCCGCGATCGAGCTCGCCAGACCCGTCGTGCAGGCCGTCGTCGAACGCTCCGGACTGGAAGTGGCGGACTTCGACGACCTGGTGCTGGCCGAGAGCATGCAGGGCGGCGGCGACAGTGCCCGCTACATCGCGGTGGCCCTCGGCATGCTCGACATTCCCGGGCTGGCCGTGAACCGCCAGTGCGCATCGAGTCTTTCGGCCATCGCCGTGGGGGCCGGGCAGATCGCGTCCGGGATGAGCCGCGCCATCCTGGCCGGCGGTATGGAGTCGCTGTCGACCGGCCCAATCATGCAGAAGCGCAAGCTCTTCACCACAGGCAAGTCGCCCGAGGACTACGCGCAGTGGTTCCCCGAGTCGCATCCGCCGACTGCGGAAGCGCCCGCCACGGACATGTCCATCACCGTCGCGCACAACTGCAACCTTCAGTACGGGATCACCCGCGAGGACCAGGACAAGTGGGCGCTGCGCAGCCATCAGCGTGCGATCAAGGCCATCGACGCTGGGGCGTTCACCGACGAGATCATCCCGCTCCAGGTGCCCCAGGCCGACGGCAGCGTGATTACCTTCGCCGAGGACGAGCATCCACGGCGCGGGAGTTCGATGGAGTCGCTTGCCGGGCTGAAGGTGCTGCATCCTGAGATCGAAGGCTTCACCGTGACGGCAGGGAACTCCTCCGGGATCAACGATGCCGCGGCAGTGGTCGCGCTGGCCAGCCCGGACACCCAGCAGGATGCGCTGGCAAGCGTGCTGTCCTGGACGCAGGTCGGACTGGACCCGACGCGGACCGGCAGCGGGCCGATCAAAGCTATCCCGAAGGCGCTCGAGTTGGCGGGCCGCAAGCTCGAGGACGTCGCACTGTTCGAGATCAACGAGGCGTTCGCAGCCCAGGCGGTGGCGTGCGCCCGCGAACTCGGTCTCGACGAGGAGATCGTCAACGTCTACGGCTCGGGCATCAGCCTGGGCCACCCGATCGCCGCAACGGGTGCCCGCATGGTCACCTCCGCGATATACGAATTGCGCAGGCGCGGCGGCGGAATCGGCGTGCTGTCGATGTGCGCCGGCGGTGGTATGGGCGCCGCGATGGTCATCGAGGTGGCCTGA
- a CDS encoding DUF2889 domain-containing protein: MTDLGSPPFGLHPLHGVHEPTTTNPQRRPRSARRTTSIDMTRDEGSLDPVYLNGRARDLWTAVDGTVTELGSATLSATIELIARVIRHVEVTPPVAALSRLSGAPAMSGFRAAADKAAPELRRARDLRYALLDDVPVATLISGHALSASNLLGDVAKSGYLPVADQCAGFATGGLLLTSFEAGDPVIVTGPEAPDLDHGEDPWAWHHVAALPRHGMRRRRRIDVYQGESPSRVGIDAMFRDTYVRSDGVETIIHEYTLVAVVDAHTGVIVESRATPRVLPWQECPGAVASAARIAGMTLRDLHFRVRQELSGTSTCTHLNDLLRSIADAEALISLVKDA; the protein is encoded by the coding sequence GTGACGGACCTGGGTTCCCCGCCCTTCGGGCTTCATCCCCTGCACGGCGTACACGAGCCGACGACCACTAATCCGCAGCGACGGCCGCGGTCGGCACGACGGACCACGTCGATCGACATGACCCGCGACGAGGGCTCACTCGACCCGGTGTATCTGAACGGACGGGCGCGCGATCTGTGGACGGCGGTCGACGGAACGGTGACCGAGCTCGGCTCTGCGACGCTATCGGCCACCATCGAGCTGATCGCCCGCGTCATCCGTCACGTCGAGGTGACGCCACCGGTCGCCGCGCTGTCCCGACTGTCGGGCGCGCCCGCGATGAGCGGGTTCCGCGCGGCGGCCGACAAGGCGGCTCCCGAATTGCGGCGAGCACGCGATCTGCGCTATGCGCTGCTCGACGACGTTCCCGTCGCCACGTTGATATCCGGGCACGCGCTGTCGGCGTCGAACCTGCTGGGCGATGTCGCGAAGTCGGGGTACCTGCCGGTCGCCGACCAGTGTGCGGGTTTCGCGACCGGCGGGCTACTGCTGACGTCGTTTGAGGCGGGCGATCCCGTGATCGTCACCGGCCCAGAGGCTCCCGACCTCGACCACGGCGAAGACCCTTGGGCATGGCACCACGTGGCGGCGTTGCCGCGCCACGGCATGCGCCGCAGGCGGCGCATCGATGTCTACCAGGGCGAGTCGCCGTCACGGGTGGGCATCGACGCGATGTTCCGCGATACCTACGTGAGGAGCGACGGGGTGGAGACGATCATCCACGAGTACACCTTGGTCGCCGTCGTGGATGCCCACACCGGGGTCATCGTCGAGTCGCGGGCCACACCGCGGGTGCTGCCGTGGCAGGAATGCCCGGGAGCCGTCGCCAGCGCTGCGCGAATCGCCGGAATGACGTTGCGAGACCTGCACTTCCGAGTCCGTCAGGAACTGTCCGGTACCAGCACCTGCACCCATCTCAACGATCTGCTTCGCAGCATCGCCGATGCCGAGGCGCTGATCAGCCTGGTGAAGGACGCCTGA